Proteins encoded in a region of the Sugiyamaella lignohabitans strain CBS 10342 chromosome B, complete sequence genome:
- the YAK1 gene encoding serine/threonine protein kinase YAK1, whose amino-acid sequence MQQKRVTSGSDRHPSSSLPVSSGNVPKRPAADVINQVHRRLSGNTTVNGSPSSIPLLKVSTNGPSNGQGRSVSYSVYNDHRETVPHDVANQFRPLNKGLRGGQNIRTRSSVVGGAHVDVGHGQSQTPHVSIQQFSSNNPFRMETNNKGHPKIASQVFVNPKSRRRSTLLGQSRRDTLLLDSNISPNQYNNLHRPQESQHQQSHYQYQHHRIHNSSQNSTGTSTYATPPSGSYPSISSRRPDRMSVIQQSPSHDFQTAATSSNQSLKLPPSIRRQSPRISLSPGPSGPRRLGEPVPPVPPIPDQVKTKANSNRGSSSQSSGMQNQYMLQPKRSFSSDIGGRARHDRAKITSSISMNNLTSTDAEGNTSHSPIKLGTRSRYASQAVNESSIDRLSQYGQPSEHHDRYKYSSRQQYITTPASQSQLGPQTVPRSQTLPDIARLKLETPTESSPRNSPGPKHQLSAKSPYRPLNMPAVLHPRPSDKGHPSTGTPDLKPAQSKTVIGEYSIATGNNVTTPIGTPPAVVSSTQSIRSKSTASKQWSTPRSNGQASVAATRRMLLSPYENFKRISQMELLDGSATYPPEPPAFTPLGDRLGIEKPAINMTEIKAIMRSLITSKKDSEDSNREIIKELQAKGELIVEPQTPAMASKSHRLNIYEKGEILDFRHVYYCGQAAGKKIIGDVRRGVTGNFGFDDDKGDYRVTIGDHIAYRYRILGVLGKGSFGKVLKCVDHRSGKLVALKMIINRKRLHMQALIEADLLKSLSTWDPSDKYHMVRYLDHFSFREHLCITNELLGINLYELIKYNGYKGLPLPLIRHFTHQILESLAFLDSKSIIHCDLKPENIMLCDSDSGKVKIIDFGSSCYESERVYTYIQSRFYRSPEVMLGMPYGRPVDMWSLGCIIPELYTGRPLFMGDNEQEQVACIMEVFGIPDKALISRCARRRLFFDSLGKPRSVVTKRGEQKQASSKSLKNVLKSDDAVFLDFLSQLLMWDPKRRPRPEQALRHEFISGKSKRTISSSSSASSSNIKNSSSNNSLSSIASAATSISSSTSAATPVNTIPAATKNPIRQINRANGLQQPIIATASSAPPNSYYIRRA is encoded by the coding sequence ATGCAACAGAAAAGAGTTACCTCAGGATCGGATAGACATCCGTCCTCTTCTCTTCCGGTCTCGTCGGGCAATGTACCTAAAAGGCCAGCTGCAGACGTCATAAACCAGGTTCATAGAAGACTGTCTGGAAACACTACTGTCAATGGATCGCCTAGCTCTATCCCCTTGCTAAAAGTTTCTACCAATGGACCCAGCAATGGACAAGGTCGAAGTGTTAGCTATTCGGTCTATAATGATCACCGTGAAACTGTTCCACACGACGTTGCTAATCAATTCAGGCCTCTTAATAAGGGTCTTCGTGGCGGCCAGAATATAAGAACTCGTTCTTCTGTCGTTGGTGGGGCACATGTTGATGTGGGGCATGGTCAGTCCCAAACTCCTCATGTGAGTATTCAGCAATTCAGCTCTAACAATCCGTTTCGCATggaaacaaataataaaggGCACCCTAAGATTGCATCCCAGGTATTCGTTAATCCAAAGTCAAGACGACGAAGTACACTACTGGGTCAAAGCAGAAGGGATACCCTTTTACTGGATAGCAACATTTCACCGAACCAGTACAATAATCTACACAGACCTCAGGAATCGCAACACCAGCAGAGTCAttatcagtatcagcaCCATAGAATTCATAATTCCTCGCAAAACAGCACTGGAACCAGTACATATGCGACGCCACCATCTGGATCTTACCCATCGATCTCATCACGGCGCCCTGACAGGATGTCTGTAATCCAACAGTCGCCATCGCATGACTTTCAGACAGCTGCTACATCTTCAAATCAAAGCCTAAAGCTACCGCCTTCTATTAGAAGGCAATCTCCAAGAATATCTCTATCACCAGGACCGAGCGGCCCCAGGAGACTCGGTGAGCCGGTTCCGCCAGTGCCACCAATCCCAGATCAAGTTAAAACCAAAGCGAATAGCAATCGTGGCTCAAGTTCGCAATCGTCGGGAATGCAGAATCAGTACATGTTACAACCAAAAAGATCATTCAGCAGTGACATTGGTGGTCGCGCAAGGCATGATAGAGCAAAAATAACAAGCTCCATTAGCATGAACAACTTGACATCGACTGATGCTGAAGGTAATACCAGCCACTCGCCGATAAAGTTGGGGACACGGTCACGGTATGCTTCTCAGGCAGTGAACGAATCATCTATCGATAGATTATCTCAGTATGGGCAGCCGTCAGAACATCATGATAGATATAAGTATTCGAGTAGGCAGCAATACATCACAACACCAGCCAGTCAATCACAGCTGGGTCCACAAACAGTTCCCAGATCGCAAACTTTACCTGATATTGCAAGATTAAAATTAGAAACACCAACAGAGTCCAGTCCGAGAAACAGTCCAGGGCCGAAACATCAGCTGAGTGCGAAATCGCCGTATCGCCCCCTCAATATGCCTGCAGTTCTTCACCCTCGCCCGAGTGATAAGGGTCATCCAAGCACGGGCACCCCGGATCTCAAACCAGCGCAAAGTAAGACGGTTATTGGTGAATACTCTATAGCCACCGGCAACAACGTTACTACACCTATTGGAACACCTCCAGCAGTTGTGAGCAGTACCCAAAGTATTCGGTCAAAGTCAACTGCATCCAAACAGTGGTCAACTCCAAGGTCGAATGGGCAAGCAAGTGTTGCAGCCACAAGACGTATGCTACTCTCGCCAtatgaaaatttcaaaagaatTTCCCAAATGGAGCTCTTGGATGGTTCAGCGACATATCCGCCAGAACCCCCTGCGTTCACTCCATTAGGAGATAGGTTAGGAATTGAAAAACCTGCTATCAATATGACAGAAATTAAGGCTATTATGAGGAGTCTAATAACATCCAAAAAAGACTCGGAAGATTCGAATAGGGAGATAATCAAGGAATTGCAGGCAAAAGGTGAGCTTATTGTTGAACCTCAGACGCCAGCGATGGCCTCTAAGTCTCATCGCCTGAATATATATGAAAAAGGAGAGATCCTTGATTTCCGTCATGTATATTACTGCGGCCAAGCAGCTGGCAAGAAAATAATTGGTGACGTTCGCCGTGGGGTAACTGGGAACTTTGGATTTGATGACGACAAGGGAGACTATCGAGTTACAATCGGAGATCATATTGCTTATAGATATCGTATTTTAGGTGTTCTTGGAAAGGGGAGTTTTGGTAAAGTCTTAAAATGTGTTGACCATCGGAGTGGTAAACTGGTTGCATTGAAAATGATTATAAACAGAAAGAGGTTACATATGCAAGCACTTATAGAAGCCGACCTTTTGAAGTCGTTGTCTACCTGGGATCCAAGTGATAAATACCACATGGTGCGTTATCTAGACCATTTCAGTTTTCGCGAGCATCTGTGTATCACCAACGAACTTCTTGGTATCAATTTATATGAACTGATAAAATACAACGGTTACAAGGGACTGCCACTACCACTTATTCGTCACTTCACACATCAAATTCTCGAGTCATTGGCATTTTTAGACTCAAAGTCAATTATTCACTGCGACTTGAAGCCTGAAAACATCATGCTGTGCGATTCTGATAGTGGTAAAGTGAAAATTATAGATTTCGGATCGTCATGTTATGAGTCAGAACGTGTCTATACATACATTCAATCAAGATTCTACCGATCCCCGGAGGTAATGCTTGGTATGCCGTACGGAAGGCCCGTAGATATGTGGAGTTTGGGGTGTATTATTCCTGAATTGTATACGGGTCGTCCTCTATTTATGGGAGATAATGAACAGGAGCAGGTTGCCTGTATAATGGAAGTATTTGGAATTCCTGACAAGGCGTTGATTTCGAGATGTGCCCGTAGACggcttttctttgataGCCTTGGAAAACCAAGATCTGTAGTTACAAAACGGGGTGAGCAAAAGCAGGCCAGTTCAAAGAGTCTAAAGAACGTACTCAAAAGCGATGACGctgtttttcttgatttcctATCCCAGCTTCTCATGTGGGATCCTAAAAGACGGCCCCGACCTGAACAAGCTTTGCGCCATGAATTCATCAGCGGAAAGTCTAAGCGAACcatttcttcctcatcctcaGCTTCCTCCTCGAATATCAAAAATTCAAGCAGCAACAATTCATTGTCATCAATTGCATCTGCAGCTACCTCTATTTCCAGCTCAACATCCGCGGCGACTCCTGTAAATACAATACCTGCCGCGACCAAAAACCCTATCAGGCAAATCAATCGTGCAAATGGACTGCAACAACCCATCATTGCCACAGCGTCGTCAGCTCCCCCTAACTCATATTATATAAGACGAGCCTAG